The following DNA comes from Halalkaliarchaeum sp. AArc-CO.
CGGCCTCTACCGGCCCACGGAAGGGAGACTCGTCGTCGACGACACAGAGCGGACGTTCGGGAGTCCCCGTGACGCTATCGACACGGGAATCGGGATGATCCACCAGCACTTCATGCTGATTCCGCCCATGACAGTCGCGGAGAACATGGTGTTGGGAGAGGAGCCGACGAAGTTCTTCGGCCTCCTGACCGACGAAGAGCGAGCGATCGAGGAGACCCGTACGCTGGCAGAACGGTACGGATTCGACATCGATCCGACCGAACGCGTCCACGAGATCAGCGTCGGCGAACAGCAGCGCTTGGAGATACTGAAAGCCCTCTATCGGGGGGCAGACGTGCTCATCCTGGATGAACCGACCGCGGTGTTGACGCCCCAGGAAGTCGAGTCGCTGTTCGACATCTTCGACGAGCTCGTGGCGGACGGCAAGACGATCATCTTCATCACGCACAAACTCGGCGAGGCACTCCGCGCCGCCGACCAGATCAGCGTACTCAGAGACGGGAAACTCGTCGACACTGTCGACACCGACGAGACCACACGGGAAGAACTCGCGACGATGATGGTCGGACGCGAGGTGCTGCTCGAGGTGACCAGCACGCCGGCCGACCGGGGAGAGACGACACTCGCTGTCGAGAATCTCGAAGTCGACGACGACCGCGACGTGCGGGCGGTCGACGGCGTGTCGTTTTCGGTCGCCAATGGGGAGATATTCGGAATCGCTGGCGTGGACGGCAACGGGCAGTCTGAACTCGTCGAGGCGATCACCGGATTGCGGGCCGCCGAATCGGGCCGGATTATCCTGGACGACGAGGACGTAACCCACGACTCCCGACGCCAACGAATCGCCGCCGGAATGTCGTACATCGCGGAAGATCGACAGCGCCGGAGTCTCGTATTGAACTACGATCTCCGCCGGAACGCGCTGTTGGGGACTCAGCGGCTCCCAGAGTTCGCCGACGGCGGATTCGTCGACTGGGACTACACAGGCGAGTACACTGACACAGTTATCGACGAGTACGACGTCAGACCGCCCGACCCAACCGCATCAGCCCGCTCGCTTTCGGGCGGGAATCAGCAGAAGTTCGTCGTCGGTCGCGAACTCGAACGGGACCCTTCACTCGTCGTCGCTTCACAGCCGACCCGGGGCGTAGACATCGGTAGCATCGAGTTCGTCCACAACCGGCTGCTGGATCTCAAAACGGAGGGGGTCGGACTGCTGCTCGTCTCCTCGAAACTCGAGGAGGTACAGCGCCTCTCCGACCGGATGGCGATCATGTACGACGGTCGGTTCATGGACGTCGTCGATCCGGACGACGTGACC
Coding sequences within:
- a CDS encoding ABC transporter ATP-binding protein, translating into MRQYEGPDGAEEADSVDYAVRMEGITKRFPGVVANDDVDFAVERGSVHALVGENGAGKTTLMNVLYGLYRPTEGRLVVDDTERTFGSPRDAIDTGIGMIHQHFMLIPPMTVAENMVLGEEPTKFFGLLTDEERAIEETRTLAERYGFDIDPTERVHEISVGEQQRLEILKALYRGADVLILDEPTAVLTPQEVESLFDIFDELVADGKTIIFITHKLGEALRAADQISVLRDGKLVDTVDTDETTREELATMMVGREVLLEVTSTPADRGETTLAVENLEVDDDRDVRAVDGVSFSVANGEIFGIAGVDGNGQSELVEAITGLRAAESGRIILDDEDVTHDSRRQRIAAGMSYIAEDRQRRSLVLNYDLRRNALLGTQRLPEFADGGFVDWDYTGEYTDTVIDEYDVRPPDPTASARSLSGGNQQKFVVGRELERDPSLVVASQPTRGVDIGSIEFVHNRLLDLKTEGVGLLLVSSKLEEVQRLSDRMAIMYDGRFMDVVDPDDVTEEEIGLLMAGEYPEGDDE